A stretch of Cucumis sativus cultivar 9930 chromosome 2, Cucumber_9930_V3, whole genome shotgun sequence DNA encodes these proteins:
- the ADC gene encoding arginine decarboxylase (The RefSeq protein has 3 substitutions compared to this genomic sequence), with protein MPALAYCVDAAVAPPPGYVFAGDSSLPSSVLFSGGPPETTIFSSPDSPPTSENMSWSPPLSSSLYKIDGWGAPYFSVNGSGNMAVRPYGTATLPHQKIDLLKIVKKASDPICSGGLGLQLPLIVRFPDVLKNRLESLQSAFDYAIQSQGYGSHYQGVYPVKCNQDRFVVEDIVKFGSSFRFGLEAGSKPELLLAMSCLCKGNSDAFLVCNGFKDAEYISLALIARKLALNTVIVIEQEEEIDLVIDLSKRLFVRPVVGMRAKLRTKHSGHFGSTSGEKGKFGLTTTQILRVVRKLEQADMLDCLQLLHFHIGSQIPSTALLADGVGEAAQIYCELVRLGANMRVIDIGGGLGIDYDGSKSSDSELSVAYGLEEYAAAVVDAVRCVCDCRSVKHPIICSESGRAIVSRHSVLIFEAVSASSYEVPSMSSLELQYLVDGLTDEARVDYQNLSAAAYMGEYKTCLVYADQLKQRCVEKFKDGCLGMEQLAAVDGLCALVAKAVGELDSVRTYHVNLSIFTSIPDFWGIDQLFPIVPIHRLDQRPTVRGVLSDLTCDSDGKIDKFIGGESSLPLHELEGNGSLSGGGGGRYYLGMFLGGAYEEALGGVHNLFGGPSVIRVMQSDGPHSFAVTRTVPGPSCGDVLRVMQHEPELMFETLKHRAEEFGQEDDDGGEGIANSLAMSFRNMPYLASASSCCSETDYNGAVDSGAGDAEQWTYCYA; from the coding sequence ATGCCGGCCCTAGCTTATTGCGTAGACGCTGCTGTAGCTCCTCCTCCTGGCTACGTTTTTGCTGGGGATAGCTCTCTTCCGTCGTCGGTTTTATTTTCCGGCGGACCTCCGGAGACTACCATCTTTTCCTCTCCTGACTCTCCTCCCACCTCTGAAAACATGTCATGGTCTCCTCCTCTTTCGTCCTCTCTTTACAAGATTGATGGGTGGGGTGCTCCTTATTTCTCTGTTAATGGTTCTGGGAATATGGCTGTTCGTCCTTATGGGACAGCTACTTTACCCCATCAGGAGATTGATTTGCTTAAAATTGTGAAGAAGGCTTCAGATCCGATTTGTTCTGGTGGTCTTGGCTTGCAGCTTCCTCTTATTGTGAGATTTCCCGATGTGCTTAAGAATCGTCTTGAGTCTCTTCAGTCTGCATTTGATTATGCTATTCAATCTCAAGGATATGGTTCTCATTACCAGGGTGTTTATCCCGTTAAATGTAACCAGGATAGGTTTGTTGTTGAAGATATTGTGAAATTCGGATCTTCTTTCCGTTTTGGGCTTGAAGCTGGGTCGAAACCAGAGCTTCTTCTGGCAATGAGCTGTTTGTGTAAAGGGAATTCAGATGCCTTTTTGGTGTGTAATGGTTTCAAGGATGCGGAGTACATTTCTTTGGCGCTTATTGCCAGGAAGCTTGCTTTGAACACGGTGATTGTTATTGAACAAGAGGAAGAAATTGATTTGGTTATTGATTTGAGCAAGAGGCTGTTTGTTCGTCCTGTGGTTGGTATGCGCGCGAAGCTGAGAACCAAACATTCTGGACATTTTGGGTCTACCTCTGGCGAGAAAGGAAAGTTTGGTCTTACGACTACCCAGATCCTTCGGGTGGTTCGGAAGCTTGAACAGGCTGATATGCTTGATTGCCTTCAATTGCTACATTTTCACATTGGATCCCAGATCCCTTCTACTGCTTTGCTCGCTGATGGCGTTGGCGAGGCTGCTCAGATCTATTGCGAATTGGTCCGTCTCGGTGCCAACATGCGTGTTATTGACATTGGAGGTGGTCTGGGTATTGACTATGACGGGTCGAAGTCTTCGGACTCTGAGTTATCTGTTGCTTATGGACTCGAAGAGTATGCTGCTGCGGTTGTTGATGCAGTCCGCTGTGTATGCGACCGTCGGTCCGTGAAGCACCCAATAATTTGCAGTGAAAGTGGCCGAGCAATCGTCTCTCATCATTCCGTTTTGATATTTGAGGCTGTCTCTGCTAGCAGCTATGAGGTCCCATCCATGAGCTCACTTGAACTTCAGTATCTTGTCGATGGGCTAACCGATGAGGCTCGTGTAGATTATCAGAACCTTTCGGCTGCAGCTTATATGGGTGAGTATAAAACATGCTTGGTGTATGCAGATCAACTGAAACAACGATGCGTTGAGAAATTCAAGGATGGGTGTTTGGGAATGGAACAACTAGCTGCTGTAGATGGACTTTGTGCTCTTGTTGCCAAGGCTGTTGGAGAGTTGGACTCTGTTAGAACCTACCATGTGAACCTCTCTATTTTCACGTCAATTCCTGATTTCTGGGGTATCGACCAGCTGTTTCCAATTGTCCCCATTCATCGTCTTGATCAGAGACCAACCGTGAGAGGCGTGCTGTCTGATCTTACCTGTGACAGTGATGGTAAGATTGATAAGTTTATTGGTGGTGAGTCGAGTTTGCCGTTGCATGAGCTGGAAGGCAATGGCAGTTTGTCAGGTGGAGGAGGTGGGCGATACTATCTTGGGATGTTTCTGGGCGGGGCTTATGAGGAGGCTCTCGGTGGTGTTCACAACCTGTTTGGTGGCCCGAGTGTGATTCGGGTGATGCAGAGTGATGGACCGCATAGCTTTGCGGTGACTCGCACTGTGCCTGGGCCATCATGTGGGGATGTCCTCCGAGTGATGCAGCACGAGCCCGAACTCATGTTTGAGACCCTCAAGCACCGAGCTGAAGAGTTTGGACAGGAGGATGACGATGGTGGTGAGGGCATAGCTAATAGCTTGGCCATGTCCTTTCGCAATATGCCTTATTTGGCGAGTGCGTCTTCCTGCTGCAGTGAGACTGATTACAATGGTGCTGTGGATTCTGGTGCTGGCGATGCCGAGCAATGGACTTACTGTTATGCTTGA